A genomic segment from Bradyrhizobium sp. CB1015 encodes:
- a CDS encoding ABC transporter permease, translating into MKQFWKSMLRSPSGVIGLVILLVAVSVAVFGPMLFPNSPWRMVQRPFLPPFTLSTVPLGTDALGRDIFAGMIFGARVSLLVGLVSTLVALIVGVPIGAMAGYFGGKVDDALMRFTEFFQTIPSFALAIVLVAILQPSIYSIVASIAVVSWPPVARLVRGEVLSLRTREYVQAAVVTGQSNSWIILREILPNALSPVIVLASLMVATAILLESSLSFLGLGDPNLISWGYMVGAGRTVIRQAWWITVFPGVAILISVLGLNLIGEGLNDALNPRLSREGR; encoded by the coding sequence ATGAAACAGTTCTGGAAATCGATGCTGAGGAGCCCGAGCGGCGTCATCGGGCTCGTCATCCTCCTGGTCGCAGTCTCCGTCGCGGTGTTCGGACCGATGCTGTTCCCGAACTCGCCCTGGCGCATGGTGCAGCGGCCGTTCCTGCCGCCGTTCACGCTGTCGACCGTGCCGCTCGGCACCGACGCGCTCGGCCGCGACATCTTCGCCGGCATGATCTTCGGCGCACGCGTCTCGCTTCTGGTCGGTCTCGTCTCCACGCTGGTCGCGCTGATCGTCGGTGTGCCGATCGGTGCCATGGCCGGTTATTTCGGCGGCAAGGTCGACGACGCCCTGATGCGCTTCACCGAGTTCTTCCAGACCATTCCGAGCTTCGCGCTCGCGATCGTGCTGGTCGCGATCCTGCAGCCCTCGATCTACTCGATCGTCGCCTCGATCGCGGTGGTGAGCTGGCCGCCGGTCGCCCGCCTCGTGCGCGGCGAGGTGCTGTCGCTGCGCACGCGCGAATATGTCCAGGCCGCCGTGGTCACCGGCCAGAGCAACAGCTGGATCATCCTGCGCGAAATCCTCCCCAACGCATTGTCGCCCGTGATCGTGCTGGCCTCGTTGATGGTGGCGACCGCGATCCTGCTGGAATCCTCACTGTCCTTCCTCGGCCTCGGCGATCCCAATCTGATCTCCTGGGGCTACATGGTCGGAGCCGGCCGCACCGTGATCCGGCAGGCCTGGTGGATCACCGTGTTTCCGGGCGTCGCCATCCTGATCTCGGTGCTCGGGCTGAACCTGATCGGCGAAGGCCTCAATGACGCGCTCAATCCGCGCCTGTCGCGGGAGGGCCGCTGA
- a CDS encoding ABC transporter ATP-binding protein produces MTASPAVSIRNLRIALPKGAERPFAVDGVSLDLQPGKIVCVVGESGSGKSMCAHALMGLLPDTVSVASGEIQFEGSDLLKLDDDGWRDLRGRRLAMIFQEPMTALNPLMRIGDQMAEMFEAHGLLTPKERRAKALSLAREVGLPDPERIVRAYPHQLSGGQRQRAMIAMALALEPAVLVADEPTTALDVTTQAQILKLIRNLQQSRNMAVMFITHDFGVVADIADQVVVLRHGKVVEEGPAAAVFSEPQHDYTKALLAAVPSMDPPPREPLDDRARAVEVIGLDKTYVTSGGWFREDRRVDAARAVNFNILKGETLGLVGESGSGKSSVARLVMRLIEADRGTVRIGETDLTSLSGKALRAERHRIQMIFQDPFASLNPRRKIGHIIADGPIAAGLDPKVAFDRARDLLKMVGLDAGALERYPHEFSGGQRQRIGIARALALEPEIIVADEAVSALDVSVQAQVLKLLEDLKARLGLSMLFITHDLRVAAQICDRIAVMQRGAIVELKATAQLFAAPEHAYTRELLAAVPGRKEHAPAA; encoded by the coding sequence ATGACCGCCTCGCCCGCCGTCTCCATCAGGAACTTGCGGATCGCGCTGCCCAAGGGCGCCGAGCGCCCCTTCGCCGTCGACGGCGTCTCGCTCGATCTGCAACCCGGCAAGATCGTCTGCGTCGTCGGCGAGTCCGGCTCCGGCAAGTCGATGTGCGCGCATGCGTTGATGGGCCTGTTGCCGGATACGGTGTCGGTCGCCTCGGGCGAGATCCAGTTCGAAGGCAGCGACCTGCTCAAGCTCGACGACGACGGCTGGCGCGATCTGCGCGGCCGCCGGCTGGCGATGATCTTCCAGGAGCCGATGACCGCGCTCAATCCGTTGATGCGGATCGGCGACCAGATGGCGGAGATGTTCGAGGCGCACGGCCTGCTCACGCCGAAGGAGCGGCGCGCCAAGGCGCTGTCGCTGGCACGCGAGGTCGGCCTGCCCGACCCCGAGCGCATCGTGCGCGCCTATCCGCACCAGCTCTCCGGCGGCCAGCGCCAGCGCGCCATGATCGCGATGGCGCTCGCGCTCGAGCCCGCGGTGCTGGTCGCCGACGAGCCCACCACCGCGCTCGACGTCACCACGCAGGCGCAGATCTTGAAGCTGATCCGCAATCTCCAGCAGAGCCGCAACATGGCGGTGATGTTCATCACCCATGATTTCGGCGTGGTCGCCGACATCGCCGACCAGGTCGTGGTGCTCCGCCACGGCAAGGTCGTCGAGGAAGGTCCGGCTGCGGCCGTCTTCAGCGAGCCGCAGCACGACTACACCAAGGCATTGCTCGCCGCCGTGCCCTCGATGGATCCGCCGCCGCGAGAGCCATTGGACGATCGGGCCAGGGCCGTCGAGGTGATCGGGCTGGACAAGACCTATGTCACGTCGGGCGGTTGGTTCCGCGAGGACCGCCGCGTCGATGCCGCGCGCGCGGTCAATTTCAACATTCTCAAGGGCGAGACACTCGGCCTGGTCGGCGAATCCGGCTCGGGCAAGTCGTCGGTGGCGCGGCTGGTCATGCGGCTGATCGAAGCCGACCGCGGCACGGTGCGGATCGGCGAGACCGACCTCACGTCTCTGTCGGGCAAGGCGCTGCGCGCCGAACGCCATCGCATCCAGATGATCTTCCAGGATCCGTTCGCCTCGCTCAATCCGCGCCGCAAGATCGGCCACATTATCGCCGACGGCCCGATCGCAGCCGGCCTCGATCCGAAAGTCGCGTTCGACCGCGCCCGCGATCTCCTCAAGATGGTGGGCCTCGACGCCGGCGCGCTCGAACGCTATCCGCATGAATTCTCGGGCGGCCAGCGCCAGCGCATCGGCATTGCCCGTGCGCTCGCGCTCGAGCCGGAGATCATCGTCGCGGATGAGGCCGTTTCCGCGCTCGACGTCTCCGTGCAGGCGCAGGTGTTGAAGCTGCTGGAAGACCTCAAGGCGCGCCTCGGCCTGTCGATGCTGTTCATCACCCACGATCTGCGGGTCGCGGCCCAGATCTGCGACCGCATCGCGGTGATGCAGCGCGGCGCCATCGTCGAGCTGAAGGCGACTGCGCAACTGTTCGCCGCGCCCGAGCATGCCTATACGCGCGAATTGCTCGCAGCCGTGCCCGGACGGAAGGAGCACGCGCCGGCGGCCTGA